The stretch of DNA GCACGGGGCACAAAAGTTCGAGCAGCGTTAGTGCTGGGATTCTTTGTCAGAGCACCGTCTTTATCCTTGTTTGACACCACTCGGTTCTCCCAAGGCCTTGCTGACATCCAGCGTTCCATCCAGCTCCAGCCCCAATTAGGATTCCCTTGGTCTGTGAATGTTGGTGTTACAGTTCGACCAGAATTCTTCCACTGCATGAGATAAAAAACATGGAATTGGCAATATAATGAGAAATACTACTACATATGCTGAGCGGAACAATACAATTACAGTAGGTAAAAGCAAGGAGCACACAACAGAAGTAGAAGACACAGGGGAAACCAAAGAAGTCAGCTTGCCTGATGAGAAAATGCATATGCAAGTGCTCTTTCTCGTCTTAGTGCAGCTTCCTGTTTCATCATTAAGCTGGCCTCGATCTGTTCTTTGGATTGATGGCTATGATCCCAGTCTTCATCAATCTGCCAAGAAAGTTGGATTGTAACATCAGAACTATAACTCAATACGTATAACAAAAGTTTAGTGGTATTACTTGAGAACATGTATGTTTTTTTTACTCTTTCTTCAATGTGAGTAGTATGTTTTTACTGTATCATTAATAACTTCTTTTTATGTAAATAGAGCGGAGAACTGTCCGTCAACCAGTTGGCTAGAGGTGCGCATGTGGGTGTGCGCCTATCCCGCCACCCACGTTCGAGTGCTGTGCTCTGCAGGGGGTGTCTCATGGTTGTGTCTCTTTATTTTTAAAACCATATGTttgggaaaagaaaagatgaagagCTTTGCAAGGACTATTTCAAAAAGGGTGCTCACCTTCATTTTCTCAAGTTCCCTTTGGTGCTTCAACTGGAGCTGCCTTTGAAGAGCCTGTTTTTCCTCCTCCATCTTCACCCTTCTAGAGTAGATTTGGGTTTGAACTCTTGCCATTGTTTGTGTGCAATGCAAGGTGTGGGCAGTTTGGCGTTTGACGGCATTTCCGTCAACTAGCGACTTCAGCCTAACAAGTCCTCTGAGTGCACGCAGTGCTCTCCTTGCCTACACAAATATTTTCCAAATTGAGTACCTAATCAATTTATACTATGCAAAAAAGAAGAGTTAGCACTAGATGCAACACAAAAACAGAACATATGtgttagagtacgtaatgggcctaatggcctgggctggcggtatagcccgttagtcttagggttaattagagataagggtcgctttcttaggggtcaagtaagccttacttgggagtcaagtaaacctctctacataaagagaggagatgtatcaatctaatcaagcaagaattaagaaggaaatcccttccatcttgcccggccgtgggcaaaaggcccccggccggccctctcgcgccctccttctagcagcgcCATAACAATTTGGTATCAGCTAGCTTCGGTTCGATCATGTCTTCACCGCCGCCCAACCCGTCTCTTCCGCTGCCGGTCACGACCGTCGCCCCGCTCCTGCCCGCACCGGGATCCTCCGTCGCGCCCGCCCCCGTCGTCCTCACCCCGGAGGTGTCCGGGGCGCTGCGGGACCTAACACAGGCGGTCCAGGAGATCCATTTGTTCTTGGCCGGGTCCTATGGGCCGCACCCGGCTGCGCCGCCCAtcaccgccaccgcgccgccgtgGCTGCCGTGGCAGCCGCCGCACCGAGCCGCCCCCGCCGCGCTCGCCGGGCTGCTGCAGCAGCCGCTGCAGCTGCCATCCATCGCCCCGTCCTGGCTGCCCTGGCAGCCGCCGCACCAGGCGGCCTCCGCCGCGTTTGTCGGGCTGCTGCAGCAGCCGCTGCAACTGccatccaccgccaccaccgccccGTCCTGGCTGCCGTGGCAGCCGCCGCACCAGGTGGCCTCCGCCGCGCTCATCAGGCCGCTGCAGCAGCTGCCATCCACCGCCCCACCCTGGCTGCAGTGGCAGCCACCGCTCCTGGCGACCTCTGCCGCGCCCGGCGCTCCGCCGCAGCAGCCGCTGCAACTGCAGCAGCCATCACCGGTCAGCTCCGGCCCCGCATCGACCGCGCCGACGGGAGTCCCGATCCACCAGATCAAGTTCCCGCCGTCGCCATCACCGCTTCCCCAGGGCGTCCCCATCCAGCAGATCAAGCTTccgccgtcgccgtcaccgctTCCAGCTTGGATCACTACCCGCCACGTGTCGGCGACGGTGAGGCTGCAGGCTGCTGCACGCGGCCTCCTAGCGCGTCGGCGTGTGCGGGAGTTGCGTGGTCTGCAGCTGCCGCTCCTCCCAGTTGCGCTTCGCTGCGCAAAGGACCTCGATCTCGTCCGCTGCGTCGGGGATCTTGGGCATGCTGTTTTCCCCACGGACAACGCCCTCAAAGTCTGCGACATCGGCGGTTGGGGAGGCGCACCCCTCCTCGCCATTGTCCATCGACAACCCTCCACTCTTCTATGTGCGGTGCCGACCAACAGCCGTCCGGCGGGGAGAAGGCATGGTGTCACCGACAAGAGCGCACTGCGTAGCACCACTGCATTCCGCCGCCGGCCGCCACGAGGGCGCCTCTGCTGGTCGCTCTTGCGACCACTTCCAGGTGGCCATACACATGCACTGCTTTTGTCCAGATGGTGTCCATGGGATCCAGGTGGTTGTACACGTGCACGTCCGACGTGCGGATGGTATCCACTTTTTGTTAAGAGGTCCAAAATAAATCATCCCAGTCCATTTCAGGTTGAGAGTAATAAAACAAGCCAAGATGTAAAAGGCTTGTTTTTAGGTGTTAGGTTTGAAGCTGCATGTCCAGGTGGGGTGTAGtgttagagtacgtaatgggcctaatggcctgggctggcggtatagcccgttagtcttagggttaattagagataagggtcgctttcttaggggtcaagtaagccttgcttgggagtcaagtaaacctctctacataaagagaggagatgtatcaatctaatcaagcaagaattaagaaggaaatcccttccatcttgcccggccgtgggcaaaaggctgattaagaaggaaatcccttccatcttgcccggccgtgggcaaaaggcccccggccggccctctcgcgccctccttctagcagcgcCATAACAATGACTCTTCATCCCAAGAAGTACAGTTTAAGAGTTCTACCCTAATAATGGTTCGCGCTATTCTGAATTATTTTTTATTCAGCTGTCATATCATCATTCACATTCTTCTGTGTAAGAACATCAAAATCATCAAATAGAAGTATGATTGAAAATGACCAGCAAAGCACAATCTTGGCTGTATTCCAAATTGGACCAACGACATGATAATGATGGATTAGACAACAACTCTCTCTACCAACCAAATCAGGTATCTTAAAAAGGGTATTAATTCATACCAGGCTGACATCTTACGCATGCCAGTAAAAACTGAAGACAGTGACCCAAAACCAATCGCAGCATATGGTTGCTATTGTATTGCTACCAAGGACAGACATTAATATAGATAGATAACAACAGCAAGCAATAAACATCGCGCAAGTGTAGATTCATTACCAAGTAACCCCTGAAGGCGGTCTGAATCTTGACAGCGGCGAGTTCTTCCTGTGAGCAAACAGGTGTCCTTGATGTGCCCGCGGGGACTGCTGTGAGGCGGACAACCTCAGCAGCGGCCTGGGCAGCGACGGCAGCGGCTTCCGCAGCGACAGCAGAGGCAAGCGCAACAGAGTAGGCATGCTTGTTTTGTTCACTCTCCGTTTCGACTGGCTTGACATCTTTTATCTCCTCGGGCTGTGGCTGAGGAGGCTGCGTAGGAGGAAGAGGCAGCGGCAGCGGCGATGGAGCTACCGGAGTGATGTCTGACACTGTCGAGGTGGGTGGATCAAAGCGCTTTGACTTGCCAAATGGCCATTTCCTCCGGGATTTAGGCTTGTCTGCCTTCTCAGTCTACAGGTGCCAAATGTCAAAATGGTTGAAATGACAAGCTACTGAAGATGAGGGCAGATGCAAAATTGAAGTCAATTGTACATGTAAAGTACAGTATTTTTTATACCTTAGCTTCTTTCCCCTCCGGATCAGAGGAGCTGAACACTCTCCTGACAGCACTGAACCACTTCCCTTTCTTTGCCATATTTGGTGTCCCCTTTCTGCACCTTCTTCACCTAAAGATCAAAAGTTTCAGAACACTAGTGCTAGAAGGGAAAAAAATCATCTAAAAAATGATAGAAGGAAAAAAGGCCAGAAAAATCCAAGGTTTATACAGTCTATAAATCATAGCATATGTGGATCGGGCACAAGAACAGTTGTTCCACCAAAATATTCAGAGATCAAAAGGTTATGATACTGTCGTTCTCTAATGAAGCAGGCTGTGTAAAAATCTGAAAGAAAGGGAGCAGGTTCTGACACCGAAAAGAAAGCTTACTGACAGAAAATCGGCAACGAAATCAGCTACGAACAGCGGAGCTACGAGGCATGTAAGCGGACCTACAATTCTATTTTAACCGAATCAATTAGGAAAAACATAGAACTACTCCAGATAGCAGGCAGAGATTTGATACGATTAGCTAGCGAGGACATAATCGTGCGTCATAAAGTAGAAAATATGGCAAGAAAGGCATCTCTTGGACGCAGAGATACCCTACTTACTTCCGCGCGTTACCCTTCAACACCCCATCAATCGGTCAGCGAAAATAATAGCAGCAAGAATCAGACACCAACCGAAACAGACTGAATTTAATCCCCCACATAAACCCTCGCCCAACTCCTCCGGAAAAATCTACTCTGCCGCACCTCAAACTTAACCAGAGCAGAAGAGCGcgacaaggaagaagaagcaaTCAAGCAGCGCGGCGCCCGAAAAGAAAGCAAGAGATCCGACTTTCACATCGGGCGAGGGAGAGAAAGAGGCGCGCGAGCTTTCACCTCAAAGGCAAGCAACCGCCGAAAGCCCCGCCCTGGCTGCCCACCTCCGTCCCTCTGAAGCCACCCGTCGTGGGTGGTGGCGCGACGGGTCAGATCAACCGGAGACCGGGGGAGGCATtgcgggcgggcgggcgggcggaAAGGAGTGGAAGAAATGGAAAGGGGAGGGGGGGAAGGGGCAAGGGGTGGTGAAGTAGCCCACCTCCCCGAGCTATACTATTCCTCTTTTACTATGCTCACCTCACCTCACCTCACCCGTCTTTCGGAGGGAAAGGAAAGGCGCCGCCGCTTTTATCGCGGCTCACCGTTCCGCCGAGAATTGATTCCCGCCGGTGGGGCCTACGCACACAGCCGCGGGACCACGGCGCGCGGGCGAGCAGGCCGTTGGTGGCGGAGCGTACGGCGGCGAGCCGTTTCGCTTCCCCTCCTCCTCGTCCTGATCTCTTCTGCCTCCTCTGGCGGGTTGCCGTCGCGGTCACGGTCACGGCGTGGCGTCGCGCGCCCCCAGTGTCTGTCTGTCGCCTCTTATGGTGGAGGACTGAGAGGAGGCGGCGCGTGACGGGTGGGCCCAGCCCCCAGCCGCAGACGTGCCATGCGCCAGTGGCCAAACAACCCCAACCCAGAGCCGATACAAGAAACCGTCGCGCGTACGACGTTTTCCTCCGCCAGGGCCCGCGCGTCAGGGAAGCCCCGTGACACCTGTATCAGGCGTGGCCCGCCTGTAATAGATAGCTCGACCCACGCAAACGGTCACTTTTCTCGAGGTGGATCCATCGCCTCCGTTTCGTTCGGTTTTAACCCCGCGTGTTAATGGGGTGTTTATTACGCCTGATCCCCTCCAGCAAAGGCCTTCTATGCCCGGCTGtttcctcaccagcttttgatgagTACGTAATAGTAACTCGTGTGCAGACTGTAAAGCGCTGCTCTTTCCGCGGCCGTTTCGCTCCGTCTTTGGCTCTTCTTTTCGCCGTCTTGCTCCGCGGGGCGGATCGGAGGCGTGGCGTTGCCGCGATGGCGCAATATGATGCTCCATAAAGAGCAAGCGGATCGGGACGGTTATAAAAGCGTTGGTGTCAGCGGGATGATGAGGCGATGAAATGAGATGAGATCCGTCCGCCACCTGCTACAATTGTTTGCTCCTTGTTTGTTTATCCCTGTGCTGTGCGCCAGCCTTTCGTGCGGTGTCCTGGATCTTGGCGGGGGCCGCACTGCACTGCGCCGCGCCGGAGAGTGGAGTGGAGGGGCTGCCCTGGAGAGGAGCGGCCAGCGGGCATGGCCTTTTTTCGCCTCGGTTGACGCTGCTCCAGCACATGCAGCACGCCAGCGGATCGGGCAGGCGCGCGACCGGCTTTACCCCACGGCCCCGGAGCCCCCCCTTTTTTTTTCTTCCTTCCCTTCTCGTGGGCCGTACCTGCACGCTGCACCTACCACCAACGGCGCTGCCTGCCCCGATTGCACCTTTCGGAAAGAAAAGCTTTCGAATGACAGAGCCACAGTGCTACTCTACCAGCCTGCTACTGATAACCTAGCACAGTAGTACTCCAGCACTGTATACTCGCTTTTCGATCCTCGTCGCCAGCTAAATTTCGTGTCTTGACCCTTTTCTGAAACCTATTCAAAATTTGATTCtaatttgaatttttttcgaGATCTGACCTTTTTGCTACCGTCAGGGACCATGGCGGTAGGATATAACAGCCTACCGCCAAGGTCCCTGACGGTAGGGTTGCATGCCCTACCGTCAAAAACCTTCTAAGTATTGAACACAGTGCGTGCTCGTGCCTACCGCCAAGCACCTTGGCGGTAGAGTTGTGCAGGCTACCGCCACCCCGGTTGGCGGTAGCGATATTTTCTACCGTCAAAGTTCCTGACGGTAGCCTGTTAGACCCTACCACCATGTACTCTGGCGGTAGCAAAATAGTCTAATCTTGAAAAATTTTCAAACTAAGGGGTCAAAACACCGAAATTTGCCCCGCCGCCGAGGTGAAAAATGCGTTTCCGTCGGCGCGTGCTCGTGACCTACATAAACTTTACCGCCAGTGGCTACTCACCACTACTACTGCTGTGTATCCATGTACCCACGGGTCGTCTTGAATAGCTACAAGAGTACTTGCGGTATTCAGTAGCCACACATGTATCCGTCGTCTTGAATACTTCGAGATACGATGCTGTACCGTCGCAACTCGCAACGCAAGTGGCCGGTCGTCGATCGGGAGCCGTTGGCGTAGAATCTTGGCGGTATAATGGCGACCCTGTACCACGGCAAGCGTATTATCTGGAGTGCTGGTGCCGTAGTGAACTACTACTAGGGGTGGTGGAGTCGTATTGATGCCTAGTACACGTGAGCCTGTGACTCATCCATTCCATTCTCGGGGGAGCTACGGATAGTGCCTGCTGCTGCTAATCACTTGTGCGATGATGGTTCCTCCGCGCTGATGATTGATTGGTCAGATCCCGGAGCCGCTACGGCGTCCTTGAATCGTAAGTAAATAAAAAAATCAGAATGGAGTGGGGGTAAAGCTAGCCTTGGAGTAACACGGACTGTAACATTGATTATTCCCACGGTGGGGGTTGGATCATCGTAATGTGAGCTTCATTAGGCTATGAGTAGTAGTAGTAGAGAGGAGATAGACCTCACGAGGGGGGATATAGTGCAGGAGTATCACGCAGCCATCAGCACCGAAACCATTTCACAAGGATAACAAAGTTCATTTGTGCGGGGAACCAAGGAATCGTATAGGGAATAGTCGGTCCGTGCCACTACCGAAATTGCATATTCGAATTCTGCCGTTCAAATTTAAATATTTCATTATATGCCCATGCGAGTGCAGGGCCAGCACCGAAGTCCACGCCTCCCCACCCGCAGCAACAACGTCGCCGAGAGAGAGGCGGACATCAAGGCAGAGGACGAGGAGCACGCGTGAAGAGAGGCTGCCACGCGGGTCTATGCTTTGGTTTGCTGGCCGCGGGCTCATGAGAACGCCAAGATAGTGGAGATCGAGGCCCGGGAAGTTGCCGTGGAGGCCACCATGCCTTCACAAGTCACGCCTACATCTCGTTTTGTGAGTACATCGATTGGATTGCCGCTGCCGCATTGCTCGAGACTCGGTGAGCACTGGGCACCGGATGATGAGAGTGATGCCATGGCACTCACCCGCAACGAATGCGCCAGGCATCAGCATAGAGTTGTTTTAGCCGAGCAGCCGCCGCCACGCTAGAGCTCGGACGCATAGGGAGCCCACACACTCAACCGCGCAGGGACCCACACCCGATGACACAACACACTTGTGACAAAGATCGTTTGTCTTTCCTTTTTTTTCAAGTGTGACTCAGACAGGAAGATCACACTTGCTCCCACGTGCCCTTGGAGCTCCAAGAGCTTGAGCACGCCACGACAATTCCAACTTATGAGTTCCATGATTCCCGATCAGCCCCCGGCCCAGAGCAGCAAAACGAGCCAAACAATCGTACATCCAAACCCTAACTCGCATGGAGCAGAGTAGACAGAGAGCAGGGCTGCACGAACCTCAAAGAGAATCGTCCATCACTGCAGGACAGAAAATGGATCGCTGCCGAAGCCAGCTCCTGGACAGAAAGATGATCGCCGTCGAAGTCAGCGTAGGGACAAAAAAACTTGAATATGCTCAAGATCATCACCAGATCCTCCAGTTAGTAGCCAAATTCGAGTTGCACCGGCACCAAGGTAACCGTAGGCAGTAAAGCAACCAGAGAAGCCCTCATGACGTAGAAGTAATACCGGAAGAGACAAGGTATGCCAGCGCTGCGGCCAAGAGGCAGACAACAACCAACAATGCTACATATACGTGTAGAGATAGTACGGGGATCAACGAGAGGCCTACTTGGGGATCTTTTGATTGGATCAAATCAGGTGGAGGGGCCCACCCCGACTGAAATTCGGGGGGAAGGGGGCGCAGAGATTGGTTAGAAGAAGATTCCATAAAGCCCCTGTAAAATGCCCGTGCGTTTAGAATTATTGGACAGCAACGGCCGGCCAAACCTAATTCACCTGCATCTCCATCTTGTGCTagtaacactacaaaaaaaagacacatctgtgacattttgggccgaatgaatttttttctgtcatacatatgacacttctatgacaataattgtgacaaaacccgatatcatcatagatgtgatgggctcctacttctatgataaaaaatcatgacagaaaatgggcttttcgtcctgagcgggccggagacgcagctgcatgacattctttgggccgttcatgacggaaaaaaccgtggtagaagcgagggggaggaaaatttcagggagttcccggttacggtgggaggtcgggggccgagcgatgcgcgtttctctcgtacacgtacgcgcatgtgtgcgaggcgttggctctaactgaacccgagcgaggcgttgggttctaactgaacccgagcgattgcactgcaggctacgcgttactgaacccgagcgatcgatcgatggctgttaactgaacccgatcgagcgattccttcgctactgctgctatctgaagccgatcgattggatgaacagtgagcattgcgaggggaggttggatgaacagtgagcggtggcgttgcctctggatgaacaggaccccgtggtgtggtggagggctggatgaacagtagacggtggaggggtgcccgtggaggggtggttgaacaggaccccgtggtgtggagggctggatgaacaatagacggtggaggggtgattgaacagtagccggtggagtagcgcgtgatacgtctccaacgtatctataatttttgattgctccatgctactttatctactgttttggactatattgggctttatttttcacttttatattatttttgggactaacctattaaccggaggcccagcccagaattgctgttttttgcctatttcagtattttgaggaaacagaatatcaaacggagtccaaacggaatgaaaccttcgggaacgtgatcttctcaccgaacgtgatccaggagacttggaccctactccaagaagtttccgaggaggtcacgagggtggagggcgcgcccccctgcctcgtgggcccctcggagctccaccgacgtgctccttcctcctatatatacctacgcacccccattagaccaaagacggagccaaaaacctaattccaccgccgcaacttcctgtatccatgagatcccatcttggggcctgttccggagctccgccggagagggcatccatcatggagggcttctacatcaacaccatagcccttccgatgaagtgtgagtagtttacttcagaccttcgggtccatagctagtagctagatggcttcttctctctttttggatctcaatacaatgttctccccctctctcgtggagatctatttgatgtaatcttctttttgcggtgtgtttgttgagaccgatgaattgtgtgtttatgatccaacttatctatgaataatatttgaatcttctctgaattcttttatgtatgattgagttatctttgcaagtctcttcgaattatctgtttggtttggccaactagattggtagttcttgcaatgggagaagtgcttagctttgggttcaatcttgcggtgtccttactcagtgacagaaagagttgcaaggcacgtattgtattgttgccatcgaggataacaagatggggtatttatcatattgcatgaatttattcctctacatcatgtcatcttgcttaaggcgttactctgtttttaacttaatactctagatgcatgctggatagcggtcgatgagtggagtaatagtagtagatgcaggcaggagtcggtctacttgtcacggacgtgatgcctatatacatgatcatacctagataacctcataactatgctcaattctatcaattgctcaacagtaatttgttcacccaccctagaatatctatgctcttgagagaagccactagtgaaacctatggcccccgggtctattctcatcatatcaatctccattactttattttacttgttttgcttttacttttc from Triticum urartu cultivar G1812 chromosome 3, Tu2.1, whole genome shotgun sequence encodes:
- the LOC125545213 gene encoding protein IQ-DOMAIN 3-like; the encoded protein is MAKKGKWFSAVRRVFSSSDPEGKEAKTEKADKPKSRRKWPFGKSKRFDPPTSTVSDITPVAPSPLPLPLPPTQPPQPQPEEIKDVKPVETESEQNKHAYSVALASAVAAEAAAVAAQAAAEVVRLTAVPAGTSRTPVCSQEELAAVKIQTAFRGYLARRALRALRGLVRLKSLVDGNAVKRQTAHTLHCTQTMARVQTQIYSRRVKMEEEKQALQRQLQLKHQRELEKMKIDEDWDHSHQSKEQIEASLMMKQEAALRRERALAYAFSHQWKNSGRTVTPTFTDQGNPNWGWSWMERWMSARPWENRVVSNKDKDGALTKNPSTNAARTFVPRALSIQRPATPSKSSRPPSRQSPSTPPSKNPSVAGKFRPSSPRDSWLYREDDLRSITSIRSERPRRLSTGGGSIQDDSSLTSTPALPSYMQSTKSARAKSRYHMVFADKFEVPDRASLVHSSIKKRLSFPAAEKPNVTPADKLKERARRHSDPPKVDPASLKDVNVA